From Phalacrocorax carbo chromosome 6, bPhaCar2.1, whole genome shotgun sequence, a single genomic window includes:
- the LRTM1 gene encoding leucine-rich repeat and transmembrane domain-containing protein 1, translated as MGGNWLLVLSIILLTYAAHGCPDKCLCHTASKTADCKNRGFTEIPARLPAEIQILQLQNNHIWRINQNAFTGTPLLKILDLSNNSLSSLAPGTFSFLPHLKELDLSSNSIVRLPETFGNSTGNITLLSVKHNKLQKMERVLLESLPNLKVVLFKDNPWQCNCNVFGLKLWLESFLYRGGISDGIICSTPGIRKGKDLLKVPYELFGACPLTTAHVHLASIHHHSFEHRSSLKHAHHNEHEENSHSNCEPKPKPRPVSLRHAIATVVITGVVCGIVCLMMLAAAVYGCAYAAITAKYHRDHLAPVRQHGTPEEKEPFDGSLA; from the exons ATGGGAG GTAACTGGCTTTTAGTTTTGAGTATCATCTTGTTGACATATGCAGCTCATGGGTGTCCTGACAAATGCCTATGCCATACAGCATCAAAGACTGCAGACTGCAAGAATAGAGGATTTACTGAAATTCCTGCCCGTTTACCTGCTGAAATTCAGATACTACAGTTGCAGAATAACCATATTTGGAGAATCAACCAAAATGCATTCACTGGAACACCATTGCTCAAAATCTTAGACTTGTCTAATAATTCTCTCTCAAGTTTGGCACCTGGT ACTTTCAGTTTCCTCCCACACCTAAAAGAACTGGACTTGTCATCCAACAGCATTGTACGTTTGCCTGAGACTTTTGGAAACAGCACAGGGAATATAACATTGCTGTCTGTTAAGCATaacaaacttcagaaaatggaaCGAGTTCTGCTGGAGTCACTTCCAAACCTGAAAGTGGTCCTTTTCAAAGATAATCCCTGGCAATGCAATTGTAATGTCTTTGGCCTGAAACTGTGGCTGGAGAGCTTTTTATACAGAG GAGGAATAAGTGATGGCATTATCTGTTCAACGCCAGGGATTCGGAAGGGAAAGGACCTCCTCAAAGTTCCCTATGAGCTGTTTGGGGCATGCCCTCTAACAACAGCTCACGTTCATCTGGCTAGCATTCACCACCATAGCTTTGAGCACAGAAGTTCTCTGAAGCATGCTCATCACAACGAACATGAGGAAAACAGCCATTCAAACTGTGAACCCAAACCAAAGCCAAGGCCTGTTAGTTTGCGCCATGCAATTGCCACTGTAGTGATAACTGGAGTTGTCTGTGGAATTGTGTGTCTAATGATGTTGGCAGCTGCTGTTTATGGTTGTGCCTATGCTGCAATTACTGCTAAGTATCACAGAGATCATTTGGCCCCGGTCAGACAGCATGGGACTCCTGAGGAAAAAGAGCCATTTGATGGTTCCTTGGCTTGA